The Ignatzschineria rhizosphaerae genome contains a region encoding:
- a CDS encoding aminoacyl-histidine dipeptidase, protein MIEQQAPQLLWQHFAKMSTIPRPSKKEEAIRAFYREYAISKGLEFKEDAIGNIVIKKPATKGYENSPKIILQGHVDMVCQKRDSSDHDFEKDPIALQIQGEWLHATDTTLGADNGIGVAASIAILEDETAEHGPIEVLLTVDEEQGMGGVHNIAPNWLEGEYLLNLDSEKEGVCTVGCAGGTDIVISKELHYDHEARGLFYEVGVEGLKGGHSGIDIHKELGNASQLLAELLANYAHSSALRLASFAGGTLRNAIPRSAKAVVAIHEAHQAEFEAHLVAAGEALKARLKKADDNVAVTFKVVGARATQDAQSSQQCLNLLLLAPCGVIRKSVELPIVETSCNLGVVTINEKDGLRIELLARSVTNGGLDIVRTRAKALAIMVDAFVEEGNAYPAWQPNLESIPFKKLLEAYQVQTGEEMVVSVIHAGLETGLLGEKYPHLQMVSFGPTIKGAHSPDERVHIPSVARFYDLLKLLLRKLK, encoded by the coding sequence ATGATTGAACAGCAAGCACCCCAACTACTTTGGCAGCATTTTGCAAAAATGAGCACAATCCCCCGCCCTTCAAAAAAGGAAGAGGCGATTCGTGCATTTTATCGTGAATATGCAATCTCAAAAGGGCTTGAGTTTAAAGAAGATGCGATTGGAAATATCGTGATTAAGAAGCCTGCTACTAAGGGCTATGAGAATTCGCCAAAGATTATTTTGCAAGGACATGTTGATATGGTTTGTCAAAAGCGTGATTCAAGTGATCATGATTTTGAGAAAGACCCAATTGCCTTACAGATCCAAGGGGAATGGCTTCATGCAACAGATACAACATTAGGCGCCGATAATGGTATCGGCGTTGCCGCTTCAATTGCTATTTTAGAAGATGAAACTGCAGAGCATGGCCCTATTGAAGTATTACTGACGGTGGATGAAGAGCAAGGAATGGGCGGTGTTCATAATATTGCACCTAATTGGCTAGAAGGGGAGTATCTTTTAAATCTCGATAGTGAGAAAGAGGGTGTTTGTACTGTAGGGTGTGCCGGTGGTACTGATATCGTCATTAGTAAAGAACTTCATTATGATCATGAAGCACGAGGCCTTTTCTATGAAGTTGGGGTTGAAGGCTTAAAAGGCGGGCATTCAGGGATTGATATCCATAAAGAGCTTGGTAATGCAAGTCAGTTACTGGCTGAGCTTTTGGCAAATTATGCGCATAGTTCAGCACTTCGCTTAGCATCATTTGCGGGGGGGACACTGCGTAATGCCATTCCTCGTTCTGCAAAAGCCGTTGTGGCAATTCATGAAGCACATCAAGCGGAGTTTGAAGCACATTTAGTAGCTGCTGGTGAAGCGTTGAAAGCGCGTTTAAAAAAGGCAGATGATAATGTGGCGGTGACGTTTAAGGTTGTAGGTGCTAGGGCAACACAAGATGCACAAAGCTCACAACAATGCTTAAACCTTCTGTTATTAGCGCCATGTGGCGTGATCCGTAAATCAGTCGAATTACCAATTGTAGAAACAAGCTGTAACTTAGGGGTCGTCACGATTAATGAAAAAGATGGATTACGTATCGAATTATTGGCGCGTTCAGTAACTAATGGCGGGTTAGATATTGTGAGAACTCGTGCAAAAGCATTAGCGATTATGGTGGATGCTTTTGTTGAAGAAGGGAATGCTTATCCTGCATGGCAGCCAAATCTTGAATCAATCCCCTTTAAAAAGCTCTTAGAGGCATATCAAGTACAAACAGGGGAAGAGATGGTTGTATCTGTCATTCATGCAGGGCTTGAAACAGGGCTTTTAGGTGAGAAGTACCCTCACTTACAAATGGTCAGCTTTGGTCCTACCATTAAAGGCGCTCATTCACCTGATGAGAGAGTTCATATTCCAAGTGTTGCGCGTTTTTATGATTTACTGAAATTACTTTTAAGAAAATTGAAGTAA
- the modA gene encoding molybdate ABC transporter substrate-binding protein, whose product MNKFKKTALALLLINTALFAQAENITVFAAASLQNAIDEIKVNYEKTGNKDQIEALYDSSSNLARQIEQGAPADLFISANQSWMNYLEEKNLIDDATRTNIVKNELALITYKDNTTEYKVDFGSNDFWKATLENTRIALGDPDHVPAGLYAKEAFEKLGVWATVAPKVAAAQNVRAALLLVEVKEADLGAVYSSDASVSEKVKTVTIFPEELHEPIEYPIAIMKNQANDSVNGFYNYLLSDDAAEVFKKYGFASPSK is encoded by the coding sequence ATGAACAAGTTTAAAAAAACTGCGTTAGCCTTACTTCTCATTAATACAGCACTTTTTGCACAAGCAGAAAATATCACTGTATTTGCCGCTGCATCCCTACAAAATGCCATTGATGAGATTAAAGTAAATTATGAAAAAACAGGTAATAAAGATCAAATTGAAGCGCTTTATGACTCCTCATCAAATCTTGCTCGTCAAATTGAACAAGGGGCTCCTGCTGATCTTTTTATCTCGGCAAATCAAAGCTGGATGAACTATCTTGAAGAGAAAAACCTCATCGATGATGCAACCCGCACTAACATTGTTAAAAATGAACTTGCTTTAATCACCTATAAAGACAATACAACAGAGTATAAGGTTGATTTTGGCTCTAACGATTTCTGGAAAGCAACACTTGAAAACACTCGTATTGCGTTAGGTGATCCTGATCACGTACCAGCAGGGCTTTATGCTAAAGAAGCTTTTGAAAAATTAGGCGTTTGGGCAACAGTTGCTCCTAAAGTTGCGGCAGCACAAAATGTTCGCGCGGCACTTTTATTAGTGGAAGTCAAAGAAGCAGATCTTGGCGCTGTTTACTCATCTGACGCAAGCGTGAGTGAAAAAGTAAAAACTGTCACGATTTTCCCAGAAGAGTTACACGAGCCTATCGAGTACCCGATTGCGATTATGAAAAATCAAGCAAATGACTCTGTTAATGGCTTTTACAACTATCTTTTAAGTGATGATGCGGCAGAAGTCTTTAAGAAATATGGCTTTGCTTCACCTAGCAAATAA
- the modB gene encoding molybdate ABC transporter permease subunit yields the protein MLLTEYEWSIILLSLKIGGVAVIASLPFGIWFAWLLARKEFRGKTVLDSIINLPLVLPPVVIGYLLLITMGRNGYLGKWIDQILGISFSFNWKGAALASAVVSFPLLVRAIRISFESIDQNLEFAARSLGASRLKMFFTITIPLAMPGIIAGVVLAFARSLGEFGATITFVSNIPGETRTLPLAMYTLIQVPNQEAATMRLCIIAIAISFVALFFSEVLQRAHKKRLGLK from the coding sequence ATGTTATTAACCGAATATGAATGGTCAATTATTCTTTTAAGCCTTAAAATTGGTGGTGTTGCCGTTATTGCCAGTTTACCCTTTGGTATTTGGTTTGCCTGGTTACTGGCTCGCAAAGAATTTAGAGGAAAAACCGTCTTAGATAGCATTATCAATTTACCTCTTGTGTTACCACCTGTCGTGATTGGTTACCTTTTATTAATTACTATGGGCAGAAATGGTTATCTGGGGAAGTGGATTGATCAAATCTTAGGAATATCCTTTAGCTTTAACTGGAAAGGCGCGGCCCTTGCTTCCGCCGTTGTCTCCTTCCCGCTTTTAGTAAGAGCTATTCGCATCAGTTTTGAATCTATTGATCAAAATCTAGAGTTTGCCGCAAGAAGCTTGGGGGCATCTCGCCTTAAAATGTTTTTCACCATCACAATCCCTTTAGCAATGCCGGGAATTATTGCCGGTGTAGTCTTAGCTTTTGCCCGCTCATTAGGCGAATTTGGCGCAACGATTACTTTTGTCTCTAATATTCCAGGAGAAACAAGAACATTACCGCTTGCAATGTATACTTTAATCCAAGTCCCCAACCAAGAAGCTGCCACAATGCGCCTTTGCATTATTGCCATTGCAATCTCTTTTGTCGCACTCTTTTTCTCAGAAGTACTACAACGCGCCCACAAAAAACGCTTAGGACTCAAATAG
- a CDS encoding molybdenum ABC transporter ATP-binding protein, with product MKGFHMIKIDITHPFQDFTFRADLELPSKGITSIFGPSGSGKTTLLNFISGKLTPKKGFIEINDKVILDTSKRLSLPIHERGIGYVFQDPTLFPHYSVEKNLLYGEKEKNPQLFANIIDLLGIAPLLQKRIAYLSGGEKQRIAIGRALLSSPNILLMDEPLSALDQARKEEILLYLEAIPEQFNIPILYVTHNIKEAKQLSHSFIAVDKGDIILKPIDQI from the coding sequence ATCAAAGGCTTTCATATGATTAAAATTGATATTACTCATCCCTTTCAAGATTTCACTTTCCGGGCTGATCTAGAATTACCATCAAAAGGTATTACTTCAATATTTGGCCCTTCAGGATCTGGAAAAACAACCCTTCTTAACTTTATTTCCGGAAAACTAACGCCTAAAAAAGGTTTCATTGAAATTAATGATAAGGTGATCCTTGATACCTCAAAGAGACTCTCTCTTCCTATTCATGAAAGAGGCATTGGCTATGTATTTCAAGATCCAACCCTCTTTCCTCACTATAGTGTAGAAAAAAATCTTCTTTATGGAGAGAAAGAGAAAAACCCCCAATTATTTGCCAATATTATCGATCTATTAGGCATTGCTCCTTTACTTCAAAAAAGGATTGCCTATCTATCTGGCGGTGAAAAACAGCGAATTGCAATTGGTCGAGCACTACTAAGCTCTCCCAATATTTTACTAATGGATGAACCGCTTTCGGCATTAGATCAAGCTCGAAAAGAAGAGATTCTCCTCTATCTTGAAGCAATTCCTGAGCAGTTTAATATCCCTATTCTTTATGTCACGCACAATATTAAAGAAGCAAAACAGCTCTCTCACTCTTTTATTGCGGTGGATAAGGGCGATATTATCTTAAAACCCATTGACCAAATTTAG
- a CDS encoding branched-chain amino acid aminotransferase, which yields MPHNIDWKNLGFEYIQTPFRFLTKYQNGAWEKGGLTEDPTLHIHEGSTALHYGQQCFEGLKAYRTKDGSINLFRPYENARRMNESARRLRMPEIPESLFVEAIKEVVRANEAFVPPYGSGASLYIRPLYIGVGPNIGVRPAPEFLFTVFCMPVGPYFKGGLVPTNFIISEYDRAAPMGTGAAKVGGNYAASLLPGYEANQRNFSDCIYLDPATHTKIEEVGSANFFGITKNHQFITPISPSILPSITKYSLLHIAKERLGMETIEGDVYLDQLDQFTEVGACGTAAVISPIGGIQIGDKFQVFYSETEVGPVTIQLYNELVGIQFGDIEAPEGWIEKV from the coding sequence ATGCCCCATAATATCGATTGGAAAAACTTAGGTTTTGAATATATTCAAACCCCGTTTCGCTTCTTAACAAAGTATCAAAATGGTGCTTGGGAGAAAGGGGGATTAACCGAAGATCCAACACTACATATCCATGAAGGATCTACTGCGCTTCATTACGGACAACAGTGCTTTGAAGGCTTAAAAGCCTATCGCACTAAAGATGGCTCTATCAATCTCTTTCGCCCTTATGAAAATGCTCGCAGAATGAATGAGAGTGCTCGGCGCTTAAGAATGCCAGAAATTCCAGAATCACTCTTTGTTGAAGCGATTAAAGAAGTCGTTCGTGCAAATGAAGCCTTTGTCCCGCCCTACGGCTCTGGCGCATCACTTTATATTCGACCACTCTACATTGGCGTTGGTCCTAATATTGGCGTGAGACCTGCTCCTGAATTTCTGTTTACTGTTTTTTGTATGCCAGTAGGTCCCTACTTTAAAGGGGGACTTGTGCCAACAAACTTTATTATCTCAGAATATGATAGAGCAGCCCCTATGGGAACGGGTGCGGCAAAAGTGGGTGGGAATTATGCTGCAAGTTTACTCCCAGGTTACGAAGCCAATCAACGCAACTTCTCCGATTGTATCTATTTAGATCCTGCAACTCATACAAAAATTGAAGAGGTGGGCTCTGCTAACTTCTTTGGTATTACAAAAAATCACCAATTTATTACACCAATATCTCCTTCAATCTTGCCAAGTATCACTAAATATTCTCTTCTTCATATTGCGAAAGAACGTTTAGGAATGGAGACGATAGAAGGGGATGTGTATCTCGATCAATTAGACCAATTTACAGAGGTTGGTGCTTGTGGGACTGCTGCTGTTATTTCACCAATTGGTGGCATCCAAATAGGCGATAAATTCCAAGTTTTTTATAGCGAAACAGAGGTCGGACCAGTGACAATTCAACTCTATAATGAGCTTGTAGGTATCCAATTTGGGGACATTGAAGCGCCAGAAGGTTGGATTGAAAAAGTTTAA
- a CDS encoding MATE family efflux transporter, with translation MAKVDQLQELREAPIKKLLWKYALPAMVGSTVAALYNIITRYFVGNADYLGDNALSAMGIALPVMTMIAAFGMLVGAGAGSRISIYLGNQDFDKAESVVGTSLLLTLIITLTVSYAMFLFLEPLVYLLGADELTYHYTYQFLQVFLPGAIFSNLCFSFNNMMRASGDPRKAMVTMLLTLVANAILAPIFILYFEWGLRGAAISIVLSMILGTIFVMAHFMNKNTLLRFRLSKIRLDFAIVKAVLSIGMSPFLMNIVSAGIIFIIIYQVRIYGESLGVAVYTIANMTLMLVVLLLLGLTQGMQPIVGYSYGARSFDRLREALLYAIKIGVVIGFIAMVIGVFFPAIVVRPFNPSEELAQATMHSIRIVTLLFPLVGFQMVVTIFFQSIGKVGHSIFLSLSRQIIFLIPALFILPSLFSHFGLAPLDGVWAAIPVSDFISAFTALLFLWMQLKELRKMKARCEAM, from the coding sequence ATGGCGAAAGTAGATCAGCTACAAGAGCTTAGAGAAGCTCCAATTAAGAAATTATTGTGGAAGTATGCACTACCTGCAATGGTCGGCAGTACCGTTGCGGCGCTTTATAATATCATTACTCGTTATTTTGTTGGGAATGCTGATTATTTAGGGGATAATGCTCTTAGTGCAATGGGAATTGCATTGCCGGTAATGACAATGATTGCCGCATTTGGAATGTTAGTTGGCGCAGGGGCGGGAAGCCGAATTTCAATCTACTTAGGCAATCAAGATTTTGATAAGGCTGAATCTGTCGTGGGCACCTCTTTGCTCTTAACGCTTATTATTACCTTAACAGTCTCTTATGCGATGTTTCTCTTTTTAGAGCCCTTAGTTTATCTTCTTGGGGCTGATGAATTGACTTATCACTATACCTATCAGTTTTTACAAGTATTTTTGCCAGGTGCGATCTTTTCAAATCTCTGCTTTAGTTTTAATAATATGATGCGGGCATCTGGTGATCCGAGAAAGGCGATGGTCACAATGTTATTAACGCTGGTGGCGAATGCCATTTTAGCGCCTATTTTTATTCTCTATTTTGAGTGGGGATTAAGGGGCGCTGCGATATCAATCGTTTTATCGATGATCTTAGGAACGATTTTTGTAATGGCGCATTTTATGAATAAAAATACGTTATTGCGTTTTCGTTTATCAAAAATTAGGCTTGATTTTGCGATTGTAAAGGCTGTCTTGAGTATTGGTATGTCCCCATTTTTGATGAATATTGTTTCGGCGGGGATTATTTTTATCATTATATATCAGGTAAGAATTTATGGAGAATCACTAGGAGTTGCGGTTTATACCATAGCTAATATGACATTGATGTTAGTCGTACTTTTACTTTTAGGTTTAACGCAAGGAATGCAGCCTATTGTTGGGTATAGCTATGGCGCAAGATCGTTTGATCGGCTGCGTGAAGCACTCCTTTATGCGATTAAAATAGGGGTTGTGATTGGATTTATAGCTATGGTGATCGGGGTCTTTTTCCCGGCAATTGTGGTAAGGCCATTTAACCCATCAGAAGAGTTAGCGCAAGCGACCATGCATTCTATTCGTATCGTGACATTACTCTTTCCTTTAGTTGGGTTTCAGATGGTTGTAACAATCTTTTTCCAAAGTATTGGAAAGGTGGGGCACTCTATTTTCTTAAGTTTATCTCGGCAGATTATCTTTTTAATCCCGGCATTATTTATTTTACCTTCTCTATTTTCGCACTTTGGGCTGGCGCCGCTTGATGGTGTTTGGGCGGCTATTCCTGTATCTGATTTTATCTCGGCATTTACGGCGTTACTTTTTTTATGGATGCAACTTAAAGAGCTTAGAAAAATGAAAGCTCGATGTGAGGCAATGTAG
- the recD gene encoding exodeoxyribonuclease V subunit alpha — translation MKDVTQFDLFDLQGEDDGAEEIAFQKRALQNSAFQNSTLQDNALSQSDHASSKTSDVLENKILEVGKLETAELETARLEIATPETATTQINSSHHDEKSLETQDLQLLQAELLVLKTHFQEDPDALTVSFKAFLTILIKQRYFSHIDNYFASFLTAQKGFKTADDYLGYWLLALLVSRAYGFGHTAFPSDYLLMPEKWLIESDQASKNQVLKILLEVVFSISPKSTKSDRDKILAKRWEKILAHIALPLVRTEKAIYLERNYHQEGEIVSLFKSVKEMPLSPNEINYLQTRLDHYFGVNDKDVNWQKFAAANAILNNISVISGGPGTGKTTTVFKILQTLIDLHDYREEDHAKPFSILLAAPTGKAAARLSESILGQVRALQQSVENAPIEKQEEVREQLALIPHIGQTLHRLLVIHPFTRKPRYNQYNPLNFDLLVVDEASMIDQQMLVQLIGALPMHGRVIFLGDKDQLASVEAGAIMHELCVSENYSAAHFAKLEQLLSEKLPKASLVNPLMPAFNYLSFLKKSYRFKADSSLGRLASIVNNSQGAEVSAQFKEMMDLITAEKATINTTESLLYTSLPIEESALKKFLINAFKPYVSFLKEGQGIAFAEEAFRVFSQLGVLSARRTGVNGAVELNALIRKTLFPKESMREFFHGLPIMVTHNSVENNLFNGDIGLILRNEAGELRAYFEGVDSPRVFSIHALPKFETSFAMTIHKSQGSEFEQILLFLGAEPSVFLTKELFYTGITRAKKSVHIFASDASIKAALSGRVDRYSFIHERLSS, via the coding sequence ATGAAGGATGTGACGCAATTTGATCTATTTGATCTTCAAGGAGAGGATGATGGCGCTGAAGAGATCGCTTTTCAAAAACGTGCGCTTCAAAATAGTGCCTTTCAAAATAGCACTTTACAAGATAACGCACTTTCACAATCAGATCACGCTTCAAGTAAAACTTCGGACGTATTAGAAAACAAGATATTAGAAGTCGGTAAATTAGAAACAGCCGAGTTAGAAACCGCTAGACTAGAAATCGCTACACCAGAAACAGCAACTACGCAGATAAATTCCAGTCATCATGATGAGAAGTCTTTAGAAACTCAAGATCTTCAATTGTTACAAGCGGAATTATTAGTATTAAAAACGCACTTTCAGGAAGATCCTGATGCCTTAACGGTAAGTTTTAAAGCCTTTTTAACAATATTGATTAAGCAGCGATATTTTAGTCATATAGATAACTATTTTGCCTCATTCTTAACCGCGCAAAAAGGCTTTAAAACGGCAGATGACTATTTAGGGTATTGGCTCTTAGCATTATTAGTGAGCCGGGCTTATGGCTTTGGGCACACGGCATTTCCTTCAGATTATCTTTTAATGCCAGAAAAGTGGTTGATAGAGAGTGATCAAGCTTCAAAAAATCAGGTATTAAAAATCCTTTTAGAAGTGGTATTTTCAATCTCTCCCAAGAGCACAAAATCTGATCGAGATAAGATTCTTGCTAAGAGATGGGAGAAGATTTTAGCGCATATCGCTTTACCTTTAGTAAGAACTGAAAAAGCGATCTACCTTGAGCGTAATTACCATCAAGAAGGGGAGATTGTTTCACTTTTTAAGTCTGTTAAAGAGATGCCGTTAAGTCCTAATGAGATCAATTATCTTCAAACTCGCTTAGATCATTATTTTGGTGTTAATGATAAGGACGTAAATTGGCAAAAATTTGCAGCGGCCAATGCGATTTTAAATAATATCTCTGTGATCTCCGGCGGCCCCGGTACCGGGAAGACAACAACGGTATTTAAGATCTTACAAACATTGATCGATCTTCATGATTATAGGGAGGAAGATCATGCCAAGCCTTTCTCTATTTTACTAGCAGCGCCAACGGGAAAAGCGGCAGCAAGACTTTCTGAATCGATTTTAGGGCAAGTTCGAGCATTGCAGCAAAGTGTGGAAAATGCCCCCATTGAAAAGCAAGAGGAAGTGCGAGAGCAGCTCGCCTTAATCCCGCATATTGGGCAGACTTTGCATCGCTTATTAGTGATTCATCCCTTTACGCGAAAACCTCGTTATAACCAATATAATCCTTTAAATTTTGATCTATTAGTGGTTGATGAAGCCTCGATGATAGATCAGCAGATGCTTGTACAACTCATTGGGGCATTACCAATGCATGGGCGTGTGATTTTCCTTGGCGATAAAGATCAGTTAGCTTCCGTAGAAGCTGGCGCTATTATGCATGAGCTTTGTGTGTCAGAAAACTACTCAGCAGCGCACTTTGCTAAATTAGAGCAACTTTTATCAGAAAAGCTGCCAAAAGCGTCCTTAGTAAATCCTTTAATGCCGGCATTTAATTATTTGAGCTTTTTGAAAAAGAGTTATCGCTTTAAAGCAGATTCCTCTCTTGGTAGATTAGCCTCAATCGTTAATAATTCACAAGGCGCTGAAGTATCGGCGCAATTTAAAGAGATGATGGATTTAATAACAGCAGAAAAAGCGACTATAAACACCACTGAGTCACTGCTATATACATCATTACCAATTGAAGAGTCCGCGCTTAAAAAGTTTTTAATAAACGCTTTTAAACCTTATGTGTCATTTTTAAAAGAGGGGCAAGGCATTGCGTTTGCTGAAGAGGCTTTTCGTGTTTTTTCTCAATTAGGGGTGTTAAGCGCAAGGAGAACCGGCGTTAATGGTGCCGTTGAGTTAAATGCCTTAATTCGTAAAACGCTCTTTCCAAAAGAATCGATGCGCGAGTTTTTCCACGGATTACCGATTATGGTGACCCATAATAGTGTGGAAAACAATCTATTTAATGGTGATATTGGCCTGATCTTACGTAATGAAGCGGGAGAGCTTCGCGCATATTTTGAAGGGGTTGATTCCCCAAGGGTATTCTCAATTCATGCTTTACCTAAATTTGAAACCTCATTTGCTATGACGATCCATAAGTCTCAAGGAAGTGAGTTTGAGCAGATTTTGCTCTTTTTAGGAGCGGAGCCATCGGTCTTTTTAACTAAAGAGTTATTTTATACCGGTATTACTAGAGCCAAAAAATCGGTACATATTTTTGCAAGTGATGCGTCTATTAAAGCCGCTTTAAGTGGTCGGGTTGATCGATATAGTTTTATTCACGAGAGATTAAGCTCTTAA